From a region of the Synechococcus sp. PCC 7502 genome:
- a CDS encoding ABC transporter substrate-binding protein, producing the protein MKFLKQLVIAVITCLLVIACSTDNSSSIAIGVAVAQTGNVSLFGQEQVIGAKIAESYFNAQGGINGTPIKLIFQDTSGDEQGAINAFQTLINQDQVLGIVGPTLSQQAFGADPIAERAKVPVIAPSNTAKGIPQIGAYISRISAPVSIVAPNALKVALKLNPNLKNVAVLFAQNDAYSKSETEIFQTVVKEQELNIATVQKFQTTDTDFQTQATNALNAKPDLVIISGLAADGGNLVKQLRELGYKGLIVGGNGFNTSNVFPVCQKDCDGIIVAQAYSPDEVSPINQAFRKAYEEQNQKLPPQFSAQAFTAVQVFVEALKTVDRTTKLSTTPLEQKRQELNKAILGGQYLTPLGEISFTPDGEINQKQFYVSQIKMGTDGTGKFELVKS; encoded by the coding sequence ATGAAATTTCTTAAACAACTTGTTATAGCCGTAATTACCTGCCTTCTTGTCATCGCTTGCTCTACAGATAATAGTTCGAGCATTGCCATTGGTGTTGCCGTAGCCCAAACTGGAAATGTCTCTTTGTTTGGACAAGAGCAAGTGATTGGTGCCAAAATTGCCGAGTCCTACTTTAACGCTCAGGGCGGGATTAATGGTACGCCGATCAAGCTAATCTTTCAGGATACCTCTGGTGATGAGCAAGGGGCAATTAATGCTTTTCAAACTCTAATTAATCAGGATCAAGTTCTAGGTATTGTAGGTCCAACTCTCTCCCAACAAGCATTTGGTGCTGATCCCATTGCTGAGAGGGCTAAGGTGCCAGTAATCGCTCCATCTAATACTGCTAAAGGGATTCCCCAAATCGGTGCATATATTTCCAGAATTTCTGCCCCAGTATCAATTGTTGCTCCTAATGCTCTTAAGGTTGCTTTGAAATTAAATCCCAATCTTAAAAATGTGGCGGTTTTATTTGCTCAAAATGATGCCTATAGCAAGTCAGAAACGGAAATATTTCAAACTGTAGTCAAAGAACAGGAACTAAATATCGCCACAGTGCAGAAATTTCAAACCACTGATACCGATTTTCAGACTCAAGCCACTAATGCTCTGAATGCCAAGCCCGACTTAGTGATAATTTCTGGCTTAGCTGCCGATGGTGGAAACTTAGTTAAGCAGTTACGAGAATTGGGTTATAAAGGTTTAATTGTCGGTGGCAATGGCTTTAATACCTCGAATGTGTTCCCCGTGTGCCAAAAAGATTGTGATGGTATTATTGTCGCCCAAGCATACAGCCCCGATGAAGTCTCGCCAATTAATCAAGCTTTTCGCAAAGCATACGAGGAACAAAACCAAAAACTACCGCCTCAATTCAGCGCTCAGGCATTTACCGCTGTTCAAGTATTTGTAGAAGCACTTAAAACCGTCGATCGCACGACTAAGCTAAGCACTACTCCCCTAGAGCAAAAACGACAGGAGCTAAATAAGGCAATTTTAGGGGGACAATATCTTACGCCATTGGGTGAAATTTCCTTTACTCCAGACGGTGAAATTAATCAAAAGCAGTTTTATGTATCTCAAATTAAAATGGGAACTGACGGGACTGGCAAGTTTGAGCTAGTTAAGAGCTAG
- a CDS encoding bifunctional ADP-dependent NAD(P)H-hydrate dehydratase/NAD(P)H-hydrate epimerase has protein sequence MTFNQFNHQLSNGIIVTTAQMQAIETLMFDSGMPVAALMEKVAGLITQRFNQLYPSALFPKVGVLVGCGHNGGDALVVARELWCQGRDVRVYLPIPSLKPLTAQHWQYAQSIGIPEVALEELKTCYLLIDGLFGFGLSRSLARTLAEQITQINTWNIPILSIDLPSGLHTDTGVVMGAAIKATHTLCLGLWKRGLFIEEALPYIGSLERIDFDIPTPFINQVIHQDQQHLRRIDPKIVLSQLPLHRPIATHKYQVGHLLLIGGSQRYGGAVILAALGARATGVGMLSIAVPASLRDLVLAQVPEALIISCPETTTGAIAHLPDLDFTKYTAIACGVGISLDAHDLVTQVLGTSPNLLLDADALTLLAQIGIEKLQERSPLSTVLTPHWGEFRGLFPEQEPDRLTALNQAAIATKSVILLKGARTAIGFTHPQQQLQTWINPESTPALARGGSGDVLTGIIGGLLAQGMSPWDSAIAGAVWHAQAGRWLAAIHTEMGVHPQTLAEHLLPYLARSYAATL, from the coding sequence ATGACATTTAATCAATTTAATCATCAACTCAGTAACGGCATTATTGTCACCACGGCACAAATGCAGGCGATCGAAACCTTAATGTTTGATTCTGGAATGCCCGTTGCCGCATTAATGGAAAAGGTCGCAGGACTAATTACCCAACGCTTTAATCAACTCTATCCATCGGCTCTGTTTCCCAAGGTGGGAGTGCTAGTTGGTTGTGGACATAATGGCGGTGATGCTTTAGTCGTAGCCCGTGAATTGTGGTGCCAAGGTCGAGATGTGCGGGTTTATTTACCTATTCCCAGCCTGAAACCTCTTACTGCCCAGCATTGGCAATATGCCCAGAGTATAGGCATTCCAGAGGTTGCCCTCGAAGAACTCAAAACCTGCTATTTACTAATTGATGGACTATTTGGCTTTGGTTTAAGCCGATCGCTCGCTCGCACCTTAGCAGAGCAAATCACACAAATTAATACTTGGAATATCCCAATCCTCTCCATTGACCTCCCCTCAGGGCTGCATACGGATACAGGGGTAGTGATGGGGGCTGCAATTAAAGCTACTCATACCTTATGTTTGGGGCTATGGAAACGGGGGCTATTTATCGAAGAAGCACTACCTTACATTGGCAGCTTGGAAAGAATTGATTTTGATATTCCCACTCCATTTATTAATCAAGTTATTCATCAAGATCAGCAGCATCTCCGCCGAATAGACCCCAAAATTGTTTTATCCCAATTACCCCTACATCGCCCGATCGCTACACACAAATATCAAGTGGGACATCTACTCTTAATTGGGGGATCGCAACGCTATGGTGGGGCTGTGATTTTAGCAGCCTTAGGAGCTAGAGCCACTGGGGTAGGGATGTTGAGCATAGCTGTCCCCGCTTCTTTACGAGATTTAGTTTTGGCACAAGTGCCAGAGGCTTTAATTATTAGCTGTCCAGAAACAACTACTGGAGCGATCGCCCATTTACCCGATCTAGATTTCACTAAATATACAGCCATTGCCTGTGGCGTGGGTATTTCCCTTGATGCTCATGATTTAGTAACTCAAGTGCTAGGTACTAGTCCAAATTTACTTCTAGATGCCGATGCTCTAACTTTATTAGCACAAATTGGAATCGAAAAACTCCAAGAGCGATCGCCCCTTTCCACAGTTTTAACACCCCATTGGGGAGAATTTCGCGGTTTATTTCCTGAACAGGAGCCAGATCGTCTAACTGCCCTTAATCAGGCTGCGATCGCTACTAAGTCCGTAATTTTATTAAAAGGAGCAAGAACTGCCATCGGTTTTACGCATCCACAACAGCAGTTACAAACATGGATAAATCCTGAAAGTACTCCTGCTTTGGCAAGGGGTGGTAGTGGAGATGTACTCACAGGGATCATCGGTGGTCTATTGGCGCAGGGTATGTCTCCTTGGGATAGTGCGATCGCAGGTGCAGTATGGCATGCTCAAGCGGGGCGGTGGCTAGCAGCAATTCATACGGAAATGGGCGTACATCCTCAAACTTTGGCTGAACACTTGCTGCCCTATTTAGCTAGAAGCTATGCAGCGACTCTTTAG
- a CDS encoding BsaWI family type II restriction enzyme produces the protein MTKIFLSKDEANFLKELQKIYYMAIIKEKVDDWVNQIANPQVGWVEVLNHLNEILRDAQADVEELLDERIATGEIKDKSQARKSIVGNAFSNVIIYIFIQNKLVGNLAEGIYITAKKSTIPSFERISTINVGEETQKPDMDLIIYSLKENADLDKCIILSLKTSLRERAGQTYKWKLLMEIAMSDCEVRDKYDISYNPPTIPLICFVTVNFYDEINNPQHRGMFKFFDRAFIGKPIDSESTNFISPLSNLIDFANESLR, from the coding sequence ATGACAAAAATATTTCTTAGTAAAGATGAGGCTAACTTTTTAAAGGAGTTACAGAAAATTTACTACATGGCAATAATTAAAGAAAAAGTTGATGATTGGGTTAACCAAATTGCAAATCCACAGGTGGGATGGGTGGAAGTATTAAATCATCTGAATGAAATTTTAAGGGATGCTCAAGCTGATGTTGAAGAACTTTTAGATGAAAGGATAGCCACAGGTGAGATTAAAGATAAGTCTCAAGCTCGCAAAAGTATTGTTGGGAATGCTTTCTCTAATGTAATTATTTATATTTTTATCCAAAATAAATTAGTTGGGAACCTTGCAGAAGGAATTTATATTACGGCTAAAAAGTCAACGATCCCAAGTTTTGAGAGAATTTCTACCATTAATGTTGGGGAAGAAACTCAAAAGCCAGATATGGATTTAATAATTTACTCTCTCAAGGAAAATGCAGATTTAGATAAGTGCATTATTTTGTCACTTAAGACTTCATTAAGGGAACGTGCTGGTCAAACCTATAAGTGGAAGCTTCTGATGGAAATTGCCATGTCAGATTGTGAAGTTCGTGATAAGTATGACATTTCATATAATCCGCCCACAATTCCTTTAATCTGCTTTGTTACAGTTAATTTTTACGATGAGATAAATAATCCTCAACATAGGGGAATGTTTAAGTTTTTTGATCGGGCATTTATTGGTAAGCCGATCGATTCTGAATCTACTAATTTTATTTCTCCACTTTCCAACTTAATCGATTTTGCTAATGAAAGCCTCCGATAA
- the dcm gene encoding DNA (cytosine-5-)-methyltransferase, which produces MVYFIDLFAGIGGMRLAFEQSGAVCNFSSEWDKFCQQTYLANFGEQPFGDITQITSDQIPDHDILVGGFPCQPFSIAGVSKHNSLGNDHGFEHPTQGTLFFEVARIIKDKRPRAFLLENVKNLVSHDQGKTFKVIKETLEELGYYIYYQVLDAAAILPQHRERIFIVGFLEPVAFKFPVLPNLYPKIKDILETNVNDKYTLTDHLWQYLQNYAEKHRLKGNGFGYGLVNLESISRTLSARYYKDGSEILIPQKNKNPRRLTPRECARLMGFPETFKIVTSDTRAYKQFGNSIAVPVVQAIAQEMIASLQKPKILNYPIRSPLQLKLFENRTAFHERTGTLG; this is translated from the coding sequence ATGGTTTATTTTATTGATCTATTCGCTGGAATTGGGGGAATGCGTTTGGCATTTGAGCAGTCAGGTGCAGTTTGCAACTTTTCCTCAGAATGGGACAAATTTTGCCAACAGACATACCTTGCTAATTTTGGAGAACAGCCATTTGGTGACATAACCCAGATTACCTCAGATCAAATTCCAGATCATGATATTTTAGTTGGTGGATTTCCCTGTCAGCCCTTCAGTATTGCTGGGGTAAGTAAACACAATTCCCTCGGAAATGATCATGGATTTGAACATCCTACTCAAGGTACTCTATTTTTTGAAGTTGCAAGAATAATTAAAGATAAAAGACCTAGAGCTTTCTTGTTAGAGAATGTTAAAAATTTGGTAAGTCACGATCAGGGAAAGACATTTAAAGTAATTAAAGAAACCCTAGAGGAGCTAGGTTACTACATTTATTATCAGGTTTTAGATGCTGCTGCAATTCTACCCCAACATCGAGAACGAATATTTATTGTTGGTTTCCTTGAACCTGTTGCCTTTAAGTTTCCAGTATTGCCAAATCTTTATCCAAAGATCAAAGATATTTTAGAAACTAATGTGAATGATAAATATACGCTTACAGATCATCTCTGGCAATATTTACAAAATTACGCAGAAAAACACCGACTTAAAGGAAATGGGTTTGGATACGGATTGGTTAATCTTGAGAGCATATCTCGTACTTTAAGTGCAAGGTATTATAAAGATGGTTCAGAGATTCTAATTCCGCAAAAAAATAAGAATCCTCGCCGACTAACACCGAGAGAATGCGCTCGACTTATGGGATTTCCAGAAACATTTAAAATCGTCACAAGTGACACCAGAGCATATAAACAATTTGGTAATTCGATAGCTGTTCCTGTTGTCCAAGCGATCGCTCAAGAAATGATTGCCTCCCTCCAAAAGCCAAAGATTTTAAACTATCCTATACGCTCTCCGCTACAACTAAAACTCTTTGAGAATCGGACAGCTTTTCATGAAAGAACAGGTACTTTGGGTTAA
- the deoC gene encoding deoxyribose-phosphate aldolase produces MSESEINPAPYIDHAILNPTAVPEQIDQACHESDRYGFASVCVYPCYVKRAADQLNKTRVLVSTVIGFPSGASTPSTKLYEAQEAVENGAQELDVVLNLGLIKAGNADALLAEIAPICEITKVPIKAILEMNLLTTDEQVLAAEVCLDAGVMFLKTSTGWAGGATIEQVKLLKSVGRGRVGIKASGGIRTLAQAIALIEAGATRLGTSRSVEIMAEFKDI; encoded by the coding sequence ATGTCTGAATCTGAAATTAATCCCGCCCCATACATCGATCACGCCATCCTTAATCCTACGGCAGTTCCAGAGCAAATCGATCAAGCCTGTCATGAAAGCGATCGCTACGGTTTTGCCAGTGTGTGTGTGTATCCCTGCTATGTCAAACGCGCGGCTGATCAATTAAATAAAACCAGAGTTCTTGTTTCAACGGTAATCGGGTTTCCAAGTGGTGCCAGTACGCCATCTACCAAGCTCTATGAGGCACAGGAAGCAGTAGAAAATGGAGCGCAAGAATTAGATGTGGTGCTTAATTTAGGTTTAATTAAAGCGGGGAATGCCGATGCTTTACTGGCAGAAATTGCGCCTATTTGTGAAATCACCAAAGTTCCGATCAAGGCAATTTTAGAAATGAATTTACTCACCACCGATGAACAAGTCTTAGCCGCAGAAGTATGCCTAGATGCAGGGGTAATGTTTTTAAAGACTAGTACAGGCTGGGCAGGTGGAGCAACCATTGAGCAGGTCAAACTCTTGAAGTCAGTCGGTAGGGGCAGAGTGGGGATTAAAGCCTCTGGGGGGATTCGGACTCTGGCACAGGCGATCGCTCTGATTGAAGCTGGAGCAACTAGACTGGGAACATCAAGGAGTGTGGAAATTATGGCAGAATTTAAAGATATTTGA
- a CDS encoding TIGR00297 family protein — MLNNWLIGIGLNTGLGAIALLLPKKVLTTSGIIHAWALGILVWGCLGWQGYLVILFYLAVGSGVTRIGKDIKEAKGIAEKRDGARGPENLWGSAFTAAICAIGYGLLPNPLWQLGYVASLSTKLADTTASEVGKAYGKTTYLITTLQAVPNGTEGAISLEGTIAGIVGSVLQALVGYGLGLINSPWDLGICIVAAFIATNIESAIGALWQSKYEWLTNEVVNGIMGAIGASVAVLLAIAHT, encoded by the coding sequence ATGCTTAACAACTGGTTAATTGGCATTGGTTTAAATACGGGACTGGGGGCGATCGCTTTACTGCTACCGAAAAAAGTTTTAACTACATCTGGAATTATTCACGCTTGGGCTTTAGGAATTTTGGTGTGGGGCTGTTTAGGTTGGCAGGGTTACTTAGTAATTTTGTTTTATTTAGCAGTTGGTTCGGGTGTTACTCGCATTGGCAAAGATATTAAAGAAGCAAAGGGCATTGCCGAAAAAAGAGACGGGGCAAGGGGACCTGAAAATCTATGGGGATCAGCTTTTACCGCAGCGATTTGTGCGATCGGCTATGGGCTTTTACCTAATCCCCTCTGGCAACTGGGCTATGTGGCGAGTTTAAGTACCAAATTAGCAGATACGACCGCCAGTGAAGTTGGCAAAGCTTACGGTAAAACCACCTATTTAATTACAACTTTGCAAGCTGTCCCCAATGGTACCGAGGGCGCAATTAGTTTAGAAGGCACGATCGCTGGCATAGTCGGTTCTGTTTTGCAAGCTTTAGTGGGCTATGGTTTGGGGCTAATTAACAGTCCTTGGGATTTGGGAATTTGTATTGTTGCTGCCTTTATTGCGACAAATATTGAAAGCGCGATCGGGGCATTGTGGCAATCTAAGTATGAATGGTTAACCAATGAGGTTGTCAATGGCATCATGGGAGCGATCGGGGCAAGTGTGGCGGTACTATTAGCGATCGCCCATACATAG
- a CDS encoding lipopolysaccharide assembly protein LapB has translation MAKSSTQKWIINGVLVIVTLSFLGLSIAPLITSIFNRSQPEVNVPKESKTAEAEKIKIQIEGFEAVLKREPKNETALKGLIDLRLKLRDFQGAIEPLQVLADANPQVPQYRKILARLRLELKDRTGAIAEYQKILTTNPGELESLQTLVSLEMEDQKPEAAIGLLDKALETADTANKVQPNSVDKPAILWILGNVYTEQKRFPEAIATYDKIATENPKDFRPFVGKAQIKRLEGKEAEAKTLFTEAAKLAPAEFKDRVNELAANNQVKPSTSQTNQVPNQPPVAKPDQPVPTPSP, from the coding sequence GTGGCTAAAAGTTCAACGCAAAAATGGATTATTAACGGGGTATTGGTAATAGTCACCCTTAGTTTTTTGGGACTGTCGATCGCTCCATTAATTACTAGTATTTTCAACCGTAGTCAACCCGAAGTAAATGTCCCAAAGGAAAGTAAGACCGCCGAGGCTGAGAAAATTAAAATTCAAATTGAGGGATTTGAGGCTGTCCTAAAGCGTGAGCCCAAAAATGAAACTGCCCTTAAAGGTTTAATCGATCTGCGTCTGAAGCTAAGAGACTTTCAAGGTGCCATAGAGCCTTTACAGGTACTAGCTGATGCGAATCCCCAAGTTCCCCAGTATCGGAAAATCTTGGCAAGGTTGAGGCTAGAACTCAAGGATCGAACGGGAGCGATCGCCGAGTATCAGAAAATTTTGACCACAAACCCCGGTGAACTAGAATCTTTGCAAACTCTAGTGTCCTTGGAAATGGAAGATCAAAAGCCTGAAGCTGCGATCGGATTATTAGATAAAGCCCTAGAAACAGCCGATACTGCCAACAAAGTTCAACCCAATAGCGTAGATAAACCAGCAATTCTCTGGATTTTGGGTAATGTGTATACTGAACAAAAACGTTTTCCAGAGGCGATCGCCACCTATGACAAAATTGCGACCGAGAACCCTAAGGATTTTCGACCATTTGTGGGGAAGGCACAGATTAAACGCTTAGAAGGTAAAGAAGCAGAAGCAAAAACCTTATTTACGGAAGCGGCGAAATTAGCACCCGCAGAGTTTAAGGATCGGGTTAACGAACTTGCGGCGAATAATCAGGTTAAACCCAGCACTAGTCAAACTAATCAAGTACCGAATCAACCACCAGTAGCTAAGCCCGATCAGCCAGTCCCAACTCCATCACCCTAG
- a CDS encoding alpha/beta fold hydrolase, which yields MKYQTQQRDWQWRGWKTRYVFTQNFSTPKKATPLLLLHGFGAAVGHWRGNYAGLAEHYPVYALDLLGFGNSEKPPTYYGAGVWAEQVYDFWRTFIRQPMVIVGNSIGALVALMATNRHPEMSKGVIAISLPDLTALEEMVPKPIRPLKQSLEAIVGSVLARPLFYLIRRPQSIKFVLENFAYGDRTHVDDQLVQIIAQPAQDPLAVQAFYYLNLSINQANDLPSSKQAIAALQVPILMLWGAKDRIIPPTLGRNLVKYSSRAQLVEFPSLGHCPQDEAPELVNQEILTWMQEKIS from the coding sequence ATGAAATATCAAACTCAGCAAAGAGATTGGCAATGGCGGGGCTGGAAAACCCGTTATGTATTTACCCAAAATTTTTCTACACCTAAAAAAGCGACTCCACTGTTACTACTTCATGGATTTGGGGCGGCAGTTGGGCATTGGCGGGGTAATTATGCAGGTTTAGCCGAGCATTATCCAGTTTACGCGCTTGATCTATTGGGATTTGGTAATTCTGAGAAACCTCCCACTTACTATGGGGCTGGGGTATGGGCGGAGCAGGTATATGATTTTTGGCGAACTTTTATTCGTCAACCTATGGTGATTGTGGGTAATTCAATTGGGGCATTGGTGGCATTAATGGCAACCAATCGGCATCCAGAAATGTCTAAGGGTGTAATTGCCATTAGCTTACCCGATCTCACCGCCCTTGAAGAAATGGTACCTAAGCCCATCCGTCCCCTAAAGCAATCCCTAGAAGCCATTGTCGGTAGTGTATTGGCACGTCCTTTGTTTTATTTAATTCGTCGTCCCCAATCAATTAAATTCGTCTTAGAGAATTTTGCCTATGGCGATCGCACCCATGTTGATGATCAGCTAGTCCAAATTATTGCTCAACCTGCCCAAGACCCTCTAGCTGTCCAAGCATTCTATTACTTAAATCTATCCATCAATCAGGCAAATGATTTACCTAGTTCTAAGCAGGCGATCGCTGCGCTACAAGTCCCAATCCTAATGCTATGGGGAGCTAAAGATCGAATTATTCCACCAACTTTGGGTAGAAACCTCGTTAAATATTCATCCCGCGCCCAGTTAGTTGAGTTTCCTAGTTTGGGACATTGCCCTCAAGATGAGGCTCCAGAGTTGGTAAATCAGGAAATATTGACATGGATGCAGGAAAAAATCTCTTAA
- the rfbB gene encoding dTDP-glucose 4,6-dehydratase, which yields MDAGKNLLITGGMGFIGSNFILQAHRQHSANIINVDLLTDACNPHSLDQLKNDDRYTFIRGDIRNRQLIQEILSTYQPDAVINFAAESHVDRSILHPSGFIHTNIVGTFELLEACKEYGQGRSQFRFLQISTDEVYGSLGIEDLPTTEISPYRPNSPYSAAKASADHLVRSYYQTYGLPTLITTASNTYGARQFPEKLIPLMITNAIARKPLPIYGDGLNIRDWLYVEDHCAAIWLVLKQGRVGETYNIGGNNQLTNLEVVTQICTLLDQVTDKTKDEIDPEFSHKNLITFVKDRLGHDRRYALNCSKINQELGWEPKEPFETGLFKTIQWYRNNPQWIQQVQTVAYQTWINQNYGNLT from the coding sequence ATGGATGCAGGAAAAAATCTCTTAATTACAGGAGGAATGGGTTTTATTGGCTCTAACTTTATCCTGCAAGCTCACCGTCAGCACTCGGCAAATATTATTAATGTTGATCTGCTCACCGATGCCTGTAATCCCCATAGTCTTGATCAGTTAAAGAATGATGATCGTTATACTTTTATCCGTGGTGACATTAGGAATAGACAGCTAATCCAAGAAATTTTGTCAACCTATCAACCCGATGCCGTCATCAACTTTGCCGCCGAAAGTCATGTAGATCGTTCGATCTTGCATCCCAGTGGTTTCATTCACACCAATATAGTTGGAACTTTTGAGTTACTTGAAGCTTGTAAGGAATATGGGCAAGGGCGATCGCAATTTCGATTTCTGCAAATTTCCACCGATGAAGTCTATGGTTCTCTGGGCATTGAAGATTTACCAACTACCGAAATTAGTCCCTACCGACCCAATAGCCCCTACTCTGCGGCTAAAGCTAGTGCCGATCATCTGGTGCGCTCGTATTACCAAACCTATGGCTTACCAACTTTAATTACTACAGCCTCTAACACCTATGGAGCAAGGCAGTTCCCTGAAAAGCTAATCCCACTTATGATTACCAATGCGATCGCCCGTAAGCCTCTCCCGATCTACGGTGATGGTTTAAATATTCGAGATTGGCTCTACGTTGAGGATCACTGTGCAGCGATCTGGTTAGTTTTAAAGCAGGGACGTGTGGGTGAAACCTATAATATTGGCGGCAATAATCAGCTAACGAATCTGGAAGTGGTGACCCAAATCTGCACTCTTTTGGATCAAGTCACAGATAAAACTAAAGATGAAATCGATCCTGAATTTAGCCATAAGAATTTAATCACCTTCGTCAAAGATCGTCTTGGACACGATCGCCGCTATGCTCTCAATTGCAGTAAAATTAACCAAGAACTAGGATGGGAACCCAAGGAACCCTTTGAGACAGGCTTATTCAAAACAATCCAGTGGTACAGAAACAATCCTCAATGGATTCAACAAGTGCAAACCGTAGCCTACCAAACTTGGATAAATCAAAACTACGGTAATCTTACTTAA
- a CDS encoding pre-16S rRNA-processing nuclease YqgF encodes MLLGFDPGRDKCGVAVIGLDRKVLYQAVIPSCEAIATVASLMAKYTISLIIMGDQTTAQVWKSEFKNAFPDVNIVTVNERFSSQEAKVRYWQLYPPQGLMALVPLGLRSPPRPVDDIVAMILIERYLSRLVSS; translated from the coding sequence GTGTTGCTAGGATTTGACCCCGGACGGGATAAGTGTGGAGTGGCAGTCATAGGCTTAGATCGGAAAGTTCTATACCAAGCTGTGATCCCCAGTTGTGAGGCGATCGCTACGGTTGCAAGTTTGATGGCAAAATATACGATTTCTCTAATTATCATGGGGGATCAAACCACTGCCCAAGTCTGGAAGTCTGAGTTCAAAAACGCATTCCCAGACGTAAATATTGTCACTGTGAATGAACGCTTTAGCAGTCAAGAGGCAAAAGTCCGCTATTGGCAGCTTTATCCTCCCCAAGGTTTAATGGCTTTAGTTCCCCTTGGTTTGCGATCGCCCCCCCGTCCGGTAGATGATATTGTCGCCATGATTCTGATTGAACGTTATCTCAGTCGGTTGGTTAGTAGTTAA
- a CDS encoding M23 family metallopeptidase: protein MNLIFKTLLKKLPTSQVIQILITVGLVSVTLSAQAQTYRKSAIAPLNNLTLPTLPPSPPPVINLQDETETNLIPSYRPEKVEKSEKRPDKLEKIDVILESRTSGCRAIAGQTINLQANLCPKPNITPIAKVLSNNGDRRMLFPIPYPAFISSGFGWRVHPITGKSTFHQGIDLAAAEGTPVLAAYSGTVAVADWLGGLGKAVVITHGYSAETRYGHLSQILVQPGQVVKQGTIIGLVGSTGMSTGAHLHFELWQRNGGELALVDPTSSILIAMDSLSRYLQSMAGR from the coding sequence ATGAATTTAATATTCAAAACACTACTCAAAAAATTGCCAACATCTCAAGTAATTCAAATCCTGATCACAGTTGGGCTAGTGTCTGTAACTCTATCTGCTCAGGCTCAAACCTACAGAAAATCGGCGATCGCTCCCCTTAATAATTTAACCTTACCAACCCTTCCACCTAGTCCGCCGCCAGTAATTAATCTCCAAGATGAAACTGAGACTAATTTAATTCCCAGTTATAGACCCGAAAAAGTTGAAAAATCTGAAAAAAGACCTGATAAACTCGAAAAAATCGATGTAATTCTGGAAAGTCGTACCTCTGGCTGTCGGGCGATCGCTGGTCAAACCATTAATCTCCAGGCTAATCTCTGCCCCAAACCGAATATAACTCCCATTGCCAAAGTGCTTAGTAATAATGGCGATCGGCGGATGCTTTTCCCTATTCCCTATCCTGCCTTTATTAGTTCAGGTTTTGGTTGGCGTGTACATCCAATTACGGGTAAAAGTACTTTTCATCAGGGTATTGACCTTGCTGCTGCCGAAGGTACCCCCGTTTTAGCTGCCTATAGTGGCACAGTGGCAGTTGCCGATTGGTTGGGTGGACTGGGTAAAGCTGTGGTGATTACTCACGGGTATAGTGCGGAAACTCGCTATGGTCATCTATCCCAAATTTTGGTGCAACCGGGACAGGTGGTCAAGCAGGGTACAATTATTGGGCTGGTCGGTAGTACAGGAATGTCAACGGGAGCGCACTTACATTTTGAACTATGGCAAAGAAACGGCGGAGAACTGGCATTAGTTGATCCTACGAGTTCGATTTTAATTGCGATGGATAGTTTAAGTCGCTACTTACAAAGCATGGCGGGGCGATAG